One window of the Saccopteryx bilineata isolate mSacBil1 chromosome 2, mSacBil1_pri_phased_curated, whole genome shotgun sequence genome contains the following:
- the TAC3 gene encoding tachykinin-3 isoform X1, with amino-acid sequence MRSTLLLAAILALSLALEAVCEESQEQMVPLRGRREKVPDINQLLKTLTSSGPVSADELLKTLGKALKGPKKRSLLQKRDMHDFFVGLMGKRNTQPDTPVDVNQEIVPSFGSLDYPRNVE; translated from the exons ATGCGGAGCACCCTGCTGTTGGCAGCCATCCTGGCCCTCAGCCTGGCTCTTGAGGCTGTCTGTGAAGAGTCCCAGGAGCAGATGGTGCCCCTTAGGGGCCGTAGGGA GAAGGTCCCGGATATCAACCAGTTGCTCAAGACACTCACTAGCAGTGGCCCTGTCTCTGCGGATGAACTGCTCAAAACTCTGGGCAAGGCTCTCAAGG GCCCTAAGAAACGATCACTTCTCCAGAAAC GCGACATGCATGACTTCTTTGTGGGACTTATGGGCAAGAGGAACACCCAGCCAG ACACTCCTGTTGATGTGAATCAGGAGATTGTCCCCAGCTTTGGCAGCCTCGATTATCCCCGCAATGTGGAATGA
- the TAC3 gene encoding tachykinin-3 isoform X3, whose protein sequence is MEESVTLNMLLSEIVPDINQLLKTLTSSGPVSADELLKTLGKALKGPKKRSLLQKRDMHDFFVGLMGKRNTQPDTPVDVNQEIVPSFGSLDYPRNVE, encoded by the exons ATGGAGGAGAGCGTCACTTTGAACATGCTGCTTTCTGAAATT GTCCCGGATATCAACCAGTTGCTCAAGACACTCACTAGCAGTGGCCCTGTCTCTGCGGATGAACTGCTCAAAACTCTGGGCAAGGCTCTCAAGG GCCCTAAGAAACGATCACTTCTCCAGAAAC GCGACATGCATGACTTCTTTGTGGGACTTATGGGCAAGAGGAACACCCAGCCAG ACACTCCTGTTGATGTGAATCAGGAGATTGTCCCCAGCTTTGGCAGCCTCGATTATCCCCGCAATGTGGAATGA
- the TAC3 gene encoding tachykinin-3 isoform X2 has protein sequence MRSTLLLAAILALSLALEAVCEESQEQMVPLRGRREVPDINQLLKTLTSSGPVSADELLKTLGKALKGPKKRSLLQKRDMHDFFVGLMGKRNTQPDTPVDVNQEIVPSFGSLDYPRNVE, from the exons ATGCGGAGCACCCTGCTGTTGGCAGCCATCCTGGCCCTCAGCCTGGCTCTTGAGGCTGTCTGTGAAGAGTCCCAGGAGCAGATGGTGCCCCTTAGGGGCCGTAGGGAG GTCCCGGATATCAACCAGTTGCTCAAGACACTCACTAGCAGTGGCCCTGTCTCTGCGGATGAACTGCTCAAAACTCTGGGCAAGGCTCTCAAGG GCCCTAAGAAACGATCACTTCTCCAGAAAC GCGACATGCATGACTTCTTTGTGGGACTTATGGGCAAGAGGAACACCCAGCCAG ACACTCCTGTTGATGTGAATCAGGAGATTGTCCCCAGCTTTGGCAGCCTCGATTATCCCCGCAATGTGGAATGA